The region CCCCTTCCTCGTCGGCGTGGAGCAGGAGGCTGCCGCCCGCGGCTACGACCTGGTGCTCTTCACCGGGTCGAGCGCGGGCGGGCCGGACGCGCTGAGCCGGGTGCGCCTGGCCGACGGCTGCCTCTTCCTCGGCCGCCACGCGCCGCGCGCCGAGCTCAAGCGGCTCGTGGCCGACGGGTTCCCGGTGGTCCACCTGGGCCGCCGCGAGGAACTGGAGGGGCTGGCCTGGGTCGGCGCCGACTACGTCAGCGCCAGCCGCGCCGTCGTGGAGCATCTGGCGGCGCTGGGTCACCGGCGCATCGTCCTGGTGCGCGAGGACGACGACGCCCCGGCGTCCACGGACCGTCAGCGCGGCTTTCTGGAGGGGCTGGCGGCCGTCGGCGCCGACGCGGGCCCGGAGGCGGTGCTGCGCTGCGCCGACCCGGCGGGCGAGGTGACGGCGGAGCGGGTGCGCGCGCTGGTCGAGGACGGGGCGACGGCGTTCGTCGCGGAGGAGACGGACACCGGTGCGGCCTGGCGCGCGCTGGACGCCGCCGTACGGGAGGCGGGGCTCGGCTGCCCCGGGGACGTCTCGCTCGGACTGCTCGGCGGCCCGCCGCCGGACGTGGCCGCGGCACCCGTGCCCATGGGGTTCGACGTGCCCCGGCACCAGCTCGGCGCGGCCGCCGTCCGGCTGCTCTCAGCCCTCGTGGCCGGCGAGGAGACCCACGAACCCCTGGTGGCCTGCGCGTTCCGCGCCGGCGAGACGGCGGGTCCGCCCGGCCGGCGGCCATGACGCCCCCTGACGAACACCGCAGTTCGGACACGACCCCAAGGAGCAGCGTGATAGCGGAACCGGACATCCTGATCGTCGGTGGCGGCCTCGGCGGAGTCGCCGCCGCGCTCGCCGCCTGCCGGGCGGGCCGACGCGTGGTGATGACCGAGGAGACGGACTGGATCGGCGGTCAGCTCACCGCGCAGGCGGTGCCGCCGGACGAGCACCCCTGGGTGGAGCAGTTCGGTACGACGGCTACGTACCGGGCGCTGCGCGAGGGAATCCGCGCCTACTACCGGCAGTGGTACCCGCTGCGCGCCGAGGCGCTGGGGCTTACGGAGCTGAACCCGGGAGCCGGCCGGGTCAGCAAGCTGTGCCATGAGCCGCGGGTGGCGCTCGCCGTCCTCGAGGGCATGCTCGCCCCGTACCGGGCCGCGGGCCTGCTGACCGTCCTGACCGAGCACCGCGCCGTGTCCGCCGAGACGGACGGCGACATGATCCGCGCGGTGACCGTGCGCGACCTGCGCTCCGGCGGGCGGACCACGTTCACCGCCCGGTACGTCGTCGACGCCACGGAGACCGGTGAACTGCTCGACCTCGCCGGTGTGGAGCACGCCAACGGGGCGGAGGCGCAGGACGAGTTCGGCGAGCCGCACGCCCCCGCCGCGGCGCGGCCCGAGAACCAGCAGGGCATCACCGTGTGCTTCGCGCTCTCGCACCACGAGGGCGAGGACCACACCGTGGAGCGGCCAGAGGACTACGACTTCTGGCGTTCCTACCGGCCCGACTTCTGGCCGGGTCCGCTGCTCGGCTTCGAGGCGCCCGACCCGCGCACCCTGGAGTCCGTGCCCCGCACCTTCCTTCCCAACCCGGACCTCGACCCGCTCGCGGTCAGCGCCGACCAGAGCGCCGACGCCGGGGACAAGGAGCTGTGGGGATTCCGCCGGATCCTCGCCCGCGGACTGCACCGGCCGGGCGCCTTCGGCTCGGACATCACCCTCGTCAACTGGCCGCTGAACGACTACTGGCTCAAGCCGTACATCGGCCAGGAGGCCGAAGCCCTGCACGAGGCGCGCCAGTTGTCGCTGTCGGTGCTGTACTGGCTGCAGACGGAGGCACCACGGGCGGACGGCGGCACCGGCTTCCCGGGGCTGCGCATCCGACCGGACGTCACCGGCACCGCGGACGGTCTGGCCAAGGCGGCCTACGTGCGCGAGTCGCGGCGCATCAAGGCGGTGACCACCGTCGTCGAGCAGGACGTCGCGATCGACGTGGTCGGTCCCCATGGCAGGACCCGCTACCGCGATTCGGTCGGGGTCGGCGGCTACCGCGTCGACCTGCACCCCTCCACGGGCGGCGACACCTACATCGACGTCGGCTCCGTGCCGTTCGAGATCCCGCTCGGCGCGCTGGTGCCGCGCCGGGTGCGGAACCTGCTGCCCGCCGGCAAGAACATCGGCACCACCCACATCACCAACGGCTGCTACCGGCTGCACCCGGTCGAGTGGAACGTCGGCGAGGTCGCGGGCGCGCTCGCCGCGCACTGTCTGGACGAGGGCGTGGAGCCCCACCAGGTGCAGGCCGAGGACAAGCGGTTCGAGGAGTTCGGCCGCCTCCTGGACCGGGCGGGTGTGCAGCGCCGCTGGCCCGACGTCCGCGGCTACTGACCCCGTCCGACAGCTTGTCCGGCCCCCGTCCCGTACCACGCGAAGCACGTCAACACACAAGGAGGTGCCCGCCATGACTCCAGACCGCCGCATCCGCGTCGGCATCGACGTGGGTGGCACGTTCACCGATGCCGTGGCGGTCGACGCCGCCGCGCTCACACTGGTGGGCCAGGTGAAGGTGCCCACCAGCCACCACCACGAGGACGGTGTCGCCCACGGCATCGTCGAGGCGCTCGAACAGCTCCTGGCGAAGCTCGACCGGACGGCGGGCGACGTCGTGTTCCTGGCGCACGGCACGACCCAGGCCACCAACGCCCTGCTGGAGGGCGATGTGGCCACGGTCGGGCTGATCGGGATCGGTGACGGGCCCGGCGCGGTGATCACCCGGCGGCTCGCCGCCTTCGGCAAGCTCGAACTCACCCCCGGCAAGCGGCTTCCGCTGGTGTACGCGCATGTGGCCGATCCGTCCGCGCAGGCCGAGGTGCGCGCGGCCGTGGAGCGGGTGCGGGCCGAGGGGGCCGAAGTCCTCGTCGCCACGGAGCCGTTCGGGGTGGACCGGCCCGAGGGCGAGCAGGCCGTGCTCGACGTGGCGCGGCCCACGGGGCTGCCGCTGGCCGCGGCCCACGAGATCACCTCGATGTACGGGCTGCACAAGCGGACCCGGACGGCGGTGGTGAACGCCGCGATCCTGCCGCGGATGCTGGCGACGGCCGATCTGGTGGACGCGTCCATCACAAAGGCCGGGGTGACCGCGCCGCTGATGGTGATGCGTTGCGACGGCGGCGTGATGTCGCTGGACGAGATGCGCCGGCGCCCGCTGCTGACGATCCTGTCCGGCCCGGCGGCAGGCGTCGCCGGAGCCCTGATGCAGGAGCGGGTCAGCGAGGGCGTGTTCCTGGAGACGGGCGGCACCTCCACCGACATCAGCGTGGTGCGGCGGGGAAAGGTGGCGGTGCGCCACGCGACGATCCTCGGCAAGACCTCGTATCTGAGCGCCCTCGACGTCCGTACGGTCGGGGTCGGCGGCGGCTCCATGGTGCGGGTCTCCCGCGGGCAGGTGGCCGGCGTCGGTCCGCGCAGCGCGCACATCGCGGGCCTGCCCTACGCCTGCTTCGCCTCGCTCGAGGAACTGCGGGACGCCCGGGTGGCGATGGTGCGGCCGATGGCCGGTGACCCGGACGACTACGTGGTCCTCGACGCCGCGGGCGGCCGGTTCGCGGTGACGATGACATGCGCGGCGAACGCGCTCGGACGGGTCGGGGAGGAGGACTTCGCACGCAGCGACCAGGAGGTCGCGCGGACCGCCCTCGCCCCGCTGGCCGCCACACTCGGCACGGATGTGGCCGGTGCGGCGCGGTCGGTGCTCGACGCGGGGACGGAGCAGGTCAGGTCGGTGGTGGACGCCATGATCCGCGACTACCGCCTGGACCGGGACACCGCACTCCTGGTGGGCGGCGGTGGGGGAGCGGCGGCGGTGACGCCGCACCTGGCCGCCTCCACCGGGCTCGAAGGACGCATCGCCCGGCACAGCGAGGTCATCAGCCCCATCGGGGTGGCGCTCGCGCTGGTGCGCGAACAGGTCGAGCGCATCGTGCCCGGCGCCACCCAGGAACAGATCCTCGCGGTACGCGCCGAGGCCGAGCGGGCGGTCGTCGCCCAGGGCGCCGCCGCCGACGGCGTCGAGGTGGAGGTGACCGTCGACCCGCAGACCAACACCGTCCGGGCGGTCGCGACGGGCGCCACCGAACTGCGCACCCAGGACCGGGCGCACCGAGCCGATGCCGACGAGCGGCTGCGCGCCGCCGCCACCAGCCTCAAGACACCCGAGACCCGCGTGCGGACGCTGGCGGGGACGGACGCGTACACGGTGTACGGCACCGAGGTGCGGCGCCGGTTGCGGACGGACCGCCATCCGGTGCGGGTGGTGGACGCGGACGGTGTGGTGCGGCTCGGCGCGGCGGACGCGCGGGTGGAGACCATGACGGTGGAGGGCTCCGGCGAGGCGCTCGCCGCACTGGTCCGCGACGCGACCTCCTACGGTGACGGAGGCATACGGGCCCCGGCGGTGCGGCTCCTGGTGGGCGGCCGGATCGCGGACCTCTCCGGGGTCCTGGAGCCCGAGGCGCTGCTCGCCCTGGCCCGCGCCGAGCTGCGTCCGCGCGGCGCCGGGGAGCCGGTCGTCGCCGTCGTGGAGTCGCGGACATGAGCGGTGACCTTGACGTGGACCTCGCGGTACGCCTGCTCGGAGGGACACCCACGCACGAGGGCCGTGATCCCGTGCTGCTGCGCCACTGGGCGGTGGCGGCGACGGAGTTCGGCCGCCGGATGACCCCGCGGGCTGAGACCGTGCGGGTCGTGGAGCGGGACGGCGGACTGGACGCCGGGCTGCTGGCCCGCTACCGGTCCCGGCCGCCGGTGGTCGAGGTGTACACCGACACCGTCGAACGGGCCGAGCGGCTGGTCGCCGAGCGCGGCTGGCGCCACTGGTTCCCGGAAGGGTCGGTGCGCGCCGCCGCCCTCGCCCACGAGCAGGCGCACGCCTGGCTCCACCACACCGCGGTGCGCGCCGAGTTCAAGCGGGCGCTGGGCCACACGGCGCTGCGGTTCGGTCGGCGCCGCCTGTACGCGTACGTCGCGGGCGCGGACGAGGTCGCCGCGCACGCCTACGCCCACGCCGCCTGCGGTCTGGGCCGCAGCCCTCTGCTGCTCACGGAGGCGCTGGCCGCCGCCGTGTCCTGCGAAAGCGAGAACTGATCGATGGGTGTCGTCATTCTGCTCGTCATGGCGGCGGGAGTCGCCGTCATGCTCACCCGCAAGCTGCCCACGGCGTTCGCCCTGGTGCTGCTCGCCGTGGTGATCGCGTTCCTGGCGGACGCGCCGCTCACCGGCAAGGGCAGCGTGCTCGACACGGTGCTCCAGGAGGGGGCGCCCGCGCTCGCCGCCACGATGATCGCGATCCTGCTGGGCTCGTGGCTCGGCAAGCTCCTGGAGGAGACCGGTATCGCGGGCACTCTGGTCCGTAAGATCGTCGAATTCGGCGGCGACCGGCCGGTGTTCGTGGCGCTCGGCGTGCTCGCCGTGTCCGCGGTGGTCGGCACCGTGACCGGATCGGCGCCCGCCGCGATGCTCGCCGGTCTGATCGGTATCCCCGCGATGATCGCGGTCGGCATCCCCGAGGTGACCGCGGCGGGCACGGTCCTCATGGGGATCGCCGTGGGCGTGCCGTTCGAGCTGCCGGTGTGGCAGTTCTTCTCCACCGCCCTGGACCTGCCCATCGACACGGTGCGCGGCTTCATGGTGAAGCTGTTCCCGTTCGCCCTGGTGGCCGCCGTCGCCTACGTCCTCGTGGAGTCCCGGCGCCGCGGCGTCGAGCACACCTGGTCCCTGAAGTCGGTGCAGGCCCGGCCCTCGCGCGGCGACCGCCGCCGGCGGCTCGGCGACGCCCCCTGGTACGCCCTGCTCACCCCGGCGGTCCCGCTCACCCTCGCTCTCGGCCTGGACGTGGCCATCATCCCCTCACTCCTCGGCGGCGTGCTGTACGCGCTGGTGACGACGACCCGGCCGCGAGAGATGAACCGCCGCCTGCTGCGCACCCTCTACGGCGGATTCGAGGTGGCCGCCCCGCCCATCACCCTCTTCGTGGCGATCGGCATCCTGCTCGCCGCGGTCAAGCTGCCCGGCGCCGTCGACGCCCTGCAGCCCCTCGTCAAGTCCGTCAGCCCGCAGAACACCGTCCTGTTCAT is a window of Streptomyces violaceusniger Tu 4113 DNA encoding:
- a CDS encoding LacI family DNA-binding transcriptional regulator, which encodes MEQSRKRAKPGRNPGSVGRTSRPRQAEVAQLAGVSQATVSLVLSARTDGKAATISEETRERVLDAARSLGYVHDPAARRLAAARNNLLGVFSFTATFPTDVQHSYYPFLVGVEQEAAARGYDLVLFTGSSAGGPDALSRVRLADGCLFLGRHAPRAELKRLVADGFPVVHLGRREELEGLAWVGADYVSASRAVVEHLAALGHRRIVLVREDDDAPASTDRQRGFLEGLAAVGADAGPEAVLRCADPAGEVTAERVRALVEDGATAFVAEETDTGAAWRALDAAVREAGLGCPGDVSLGLLGGPPPDVAAAPVPMGFDVPRHQLGAAAVRLLSALVAGEETHEPLVACAFRAGETAGPPGRRP
- a CDS encoding FAD-dependent oxidoreductase, translating into MIAEPDILIVGGGLGGVAAALAACRAGRRVVMTEETDWIGGQLTAQAVPPDEHPWVEQFGTTATYRALREGIRAYYRQWYPLRAEALGLTELNPGAGRVSKLCHEPRVALAVLEGMLAPYRAAGLLTVLTEHRAVSAETDGDMIRAVTVRDLRSGGRTTFTARYVVDATETGELLDLAGVEHANGAEAQDEFGEPHAPAAARPENQQGITVCFALSHHEGEDHTVERPEDYDFWRSYRPDFWPGPLLGFEAPDPRTLESVPRTFLPNPDLDPLAVSADQSADAGDKELWGFRRILARGLHRPGAFGSDITLVNWPLNDYWLKPYIGQEAEALHEARQLSLSVLYWLQTEAPRADGGTGFPGLRIRPDVTGTADGLAKAAYVRESRRIKAVTTVVEQDVAIDVVGPHGRTRYRDSVGVGGYRVDLHPSTGGDTYIDVGSVPFEIPLGALVPRRVRNLLPAGKNIGTTHITNGCYRLHPVEWNVGEVAGALAAHCLDEGVEPHQVQAEDKRFEEFGRLLDRAGVQRRWPDVRGY
- a CDS encoding hydantoinase/oxoprolinase family protein; its protein translation is MTPDRRIRVGIDVGGTFTDAVAVDAAALTLVGQVKVPTSHHHEDGVAHGIVEALEQLLAKLDRTAGDVVFLAHGTTQATNALLEGDVATVGLIGIGDGPGAVITRRLAAFGKLELTPGKRLPLVYAHVADPSAQAEVRAAVERVRAEGAEVLVATEPFGVDRPEGEQAVLDVARPTGLPLAAAHEITSMYGLHKRTRTAVVNAAILPRMLATADLVDASITKAGVTAPLMVMRCDGGVMSLDEMRRRPLLTILSGPAAGVAGALMQERVSEGVFLETGGTSTDISVVRRGKVAVRHATILGKTSYLSALDVRTVGVGGGSMVRVSRGQVAGVGPRSAHIAGLPYACFASLEELRDARVAMVRPMAGDPDDYVVLDAAGGRFAVTMTCAANALGRVGEEDFARSDQEVARTALAPLAATLGTDVAGAARSVLDAGTEQVRSVVDAMIRDYRLDRDTALLVGGGGGAAAVTPHLAASTGLEGRIARHSEVISPIGVALALVREQVERIVPGATQEQILAVRAEAERAVVAQGAAADGVEVEVTVDPQTNTVRAVATGATELRTQDRAHRADADERLRAAATSLKTPETRVRTLAGTDAYTVYGTEVRRRLRTDRHPVRVVDADGVVRLGAADARVETMTVEGSGEALAALVRDATSYGDGGIRAPAVRLLVGGRIADLSGVLEPEALLALARAELRPRGAGEPVVAVVESRT
- a CDS encoding TRAP transporter large permease subunit — encoded protein: MGVVILLVMAAGVAVMLTRKLPTAFALVLLAVVIAFLADAPLTGKGSVLDTVLQEGAPALAATMIAILLGSWLGKLLEETGIAGTLVRKIVEFGGDRPVFVALGVLAVSAVVGTVTGSAPAAMLAGLIGIPAMIAVGIPEVTAAGTVLMGIAVGVPFELPVWQFFSTALDLPIDTVRGFMVKLFPFALVAAVAYVLVESRRRGVEHTWSLKSVQARPSRGDRRRRLGDAPWYALLTPAVPLTLALGLDVAIIPSLLGGVLYALVTTTRPREMNRRLLRTLYGGFEVAAPPITLFVAIGILLAAVKLPGAVDALQPLVKSVSPQNTVLFILVFTLLVPLCLFRGPLNVFGLGAGIAGVLVATGIYPAVAVLGMTASYNQVFGVSDPTSTQTVWSAQYAGVSPHQVMLRTLPYVWAVAFGGMCVTAFTEL